One Salvelinus fontinalis isolate EN_2023a chromosome 11, ASM2944872v1, whole genome shotgun sequence DNA window includes the following coding sequences:
- the LOC129865407 gene encoding signaling lymphocytic activation molecule-like produces the protein MSGGPFTCFSNLGILLLLLSKLHYGVGVSSYSLFHKTVGESVEMPADLEGQNVTIMQWKYRGKNIAEFNSKVVYSPGSQFDGRLEMNVINFSLTIRKLTLQDSGEFLVVAETDKQIPTKAVTLQVQEPILKIAIQTDIKLLANQSCTVRLVCNVSRYLNITYTWERDNEMYGHTQQIHFSLSPAEGDISVKCNASNLVSWKTASATVKCSNDTTTPVTGQAWYSIYIGVSVGGAVVLILTVTVAVCYCRGRSNTEDLTDNTIYADVMDNTKSRDTRSNSQVNPISIYETVNDLVIPRLNKPQTLYDKITFGRREAHPSHFQEVL, from the exons ATGTCTGGTGGTCCCTTCACCTGCTTCTCCAACCTGGGAATACTCCTTCTCCTActctccaaactccactatg GTGTGGGTGTTTCGTCATACTCGTTGTTCCACAAGACAGTAGGGGAATCCGTGGAGATGCCTGCAGACTTAGAGGGGCAAAATGTCACCATAATGCAGTGGAAGTACAGAGGAAAGAATATTGCAGAATTCAACTCAAAAGTTGTATATTCACCAGGATCCCAGTTCGATGGGAGACTAGAGATGAATGTCATTAACTTCAGTTTAACAATTAGGAAACTGACTCTGCAAGACTCAGGGGAATTTCTAGTTGTTGCTGAAACAGACAAGCAGATTCCCACTAAGGCTGTCACTCTGCAGGTTCAGG agcctatATTGAAGATAGCAATCCAGACAGACATCAAGCTATTGGCCAACCAGTCCTGTACGGTACGGCTGGTGTGCAACGTGTCCCGCTACCTGAACATTACCTACACCtgggagagagacaatgagatgTACGGGCACACCCAGCAGattcacttctctctctcaccagcagagggagacatcAGTGTAAAGTGCAACGCCTCCAACCTGGTCAGTTGGAAAACTGCCTCTGCAACAGTAAAGTGTAGTAATGACACAACCACCCCAG TGACAGGACAGGCGTGGTATTCCATCTACATCGGAGTATCAGTGGGAGGCGCTGTGGTGCTGATCCTCACTGTAACTGTGGCAGTGTGCTACTGCAGGGGCCGAAGTAACACAG AAGATCTAACTGACAACACAATATATGCTGATGTTATGGACAACACAAAAAGTAGAGAT ACAAGATCAAACAGTCAGGTAAACCCAATATCCATCTATGAGACTGTCAATGATCTGGTTATCCCAAGATTGAACAAG CCGCAGACTCTGTATGACAAGATCACGTTTGGACGCCGGGAAGCCCACCCTTCTCATTTCCAGGAAGTACTGTGA
- the si:cabz01074946.1 gene encoding uncharacterized protein si:cabz01074946.1 has translation MACVVIALTILPVVMGGTTGYLGDSVTLSSGANSSWNLSKIEWSIFSNNTWIATYRKEPHTLKTDRFWQFQDRLRLNISSGDLEIRDVRIGDALVYSVLLQDIKGEQHSVPVQLTVTERPSVRKVFNMLKDSHCVMALQCSSSVKDTHLSWEPEAAFEDAFWRRNPSTNVSVVWMSYSPNRNATFNCTASNGLSKAFRVVTERCQEPDVLGETRIPGIGFVMVLLGIVFGCLLTYIYFRVKMFCVPIL, from the exons ATGGCATGTGTAGTTATCGCTCTTACAATCTTACCAG TGGTGATGGGAGGTACCACTGGTTACCTGGGAGATTCTGTCACCTTGTCTTCTGGAGCCAACTCATCCTGGAACTTGAGCAAGATAGAGTGGTCTATATTCAGCAACAACACCTGGATTGCAACGTACAGGAAAGAACCACACACTCTCAAAACAGACCGTTTCTGGCAGTTTCAGGATCGTCTAAGACTCAACATCTCCTCCGGGGACTTAGAGATAAGAGATGTGAGGATAGGGGATGCCCTGGTTTACTCGGTTCTCCTTCAAGACATTAAGGGAGAGCAGCATAGTGTACCTGTCCAGCTCACTGTGACAG AGCGTCCCAGCGTCCGTAAGGTCTTCAACATGTTGAAGGACAGCCATTGTGTGATGGCTCTTCAGTGCTCCTCTTCGGTGAAGGACACCCACCTCTCCTGGGAACCAGAGGCTGCGTTTGAGGATGCCTTCTGGAGGAGGAATCCCAGCACCAACGTCTCTGTCGTCTGGATGTCTTACAGCCCCAACAGAAATGCCACCTTCAACTGTACTGCCAGCAATGGGCTCTCTAAAGCCTTCCGGGTTGTGACGGAGAGATGCCAAG aGCCCGACGTGTTGGGAGAGACCCGCATCCCTGGAATAGGTTTTGTAATGGTGCTCTTAGGAATTGTGTTTGGATGTCTTTTAACATATATTTATTTTAGAGTAAAAATGTTCTGCGTACCAATTTTGTAA
- the LOC129865408 gene encoding vang-like protein 2 produces the protein MDNESQYSGYSYKSSHSRNSRKHRDRRDRHRSKSRDGSSRGDKSVTIHAPGEPLLDTESTRGDDRDDNWGETTTVQTGTSEHSVSNEDLTRVSKELEESSPLECRRFLGPGLGAVLGLFALVTPLAFLALPQLLWREALEPCGTPCEGLYVSLAFKLLVLLISTWALFLRPPRATLPRFYVFRCLLLALVFLFVASYWLFYGVRVLEPRERDYRGIVGYAASLVDALLFIQYLALVLLEVRHLQPAFCLKVVRTTDGESRFYNVGHLSIQRAAVWVLDRYYSDFPVYNPALLNLPKSILSKKSSGFKVYTLGEENNTNNSTGQSRAMIAAAARRRDNSHNEYYYEEAEMDRRVRKRKARLVVAVEEAFTHIKRLQDDEPAASSPKHPREVMDPREAAQAIFAPMARAMQKYLRTTRQQPYHSMESIINHLQFCITHNMTPKAFLERYLSPGPTLQYQRENGMGRQWTLVSEEPVTSALSQGLVFSLRRLDFSLVVTVTPLPFLHLGEEFIDPKSHKFVMRLQSETSV, from the exons ATGGACAACGAGTCGCAGTACTCGGGCTACTCCTACAAGTCCTCACACTCGCGCAACTCTAGGAAGCACAG GGATAGGCGGGACAGGCACCGCTCCAAGAGCAGAGACGGCAGTAGTCGTGGAGACAAGTCAGTCACCATCCATGCCCCTGGAGAGCCTCTACTGGACACCGAGTCCACCCGCGGAGATGATCGG GATGATAACTGGGGTGAGACCACCACTGTGCAGACTGGCACGTCAGAACACAGCGTCTCTAACGAGGACCTGACGCGTGTCTCCAAGGAGCTCGAGGAGTCCTCCCCGCTGGAATGCCGGCGTTTCTTGGGCCCAGGATTGGGCGCCGTCCTTGGCCTCTTCGCCCTGGTCACCCCCCTGGCTTTCCTGGCTCTGCCGCAGCTGCTGTGGCGCGAGGCCCTGGAGCCCTGTGGCACGCCCTGCGAGGGTCTCTACGTCTCCCTGGCCTTTAAGCTCCTGGTCCTCCTCATCTCCACCTGGGCTCTGTTCCTGCGCCCGCCGCGCGCTACCTTGCCACGCTTCTACGTCTTCCGCTGCCTGCTACTGGCGCTCGTCTTCCTGTTCGTGGCGTCCTACTGGCTGTTCTATGGCGTGCGCGTGCTGGAGCCCCGGGAGAGGGACTACAGGGGTATCGTGGGGTATGCGGCGTCGCTGGTGGACGCGCTGCTTTTCATCCAGTACCTGGCCTTAGTGCTGCTGGAGGTCAGACACCTGCAGCCTGCCTTCTGCCTCAAGGTGGTGCGCACCACTGATGGGGAAAGTCGCTTCTACAACGTGGGACATCTCAG TATTCAGAGGGCAGCAGTGTGGGTGCTGGACCGGTACTACAGTGATTTCCCGGTCTACAACCCTGCCCTCCTCAACCTGCCCAAGTCCATCCTCTCTAAGAAGAGTTCTGGCTTCAAAGTCTACACTCTGGGTGAAG AGAACAACACCAACAACTCCACGGGTCAGTCCAGAGCGATGATCGCCGCAGCCGCCCGCAGGAGAGACAACTCCCACAACGAGTATTACTACGAGGAGGCAGAGATGGACCGCAGGGTCCGCAAGCGCAAGGCCAG gctggtggtggcggtagaggaAGCCTTCACCCACATCAAGCGTCTCCAGGACGACGAGCCAGCCGCGTCGTCCCCCAAACACCCCCGCGAGGTGATGGACCCCCGGGAGGCAGCTCAGGCCATCTTTGCCCCCATGGCCCGGGCCATGCAGAAGTACCTGAGGACCACGCGCCAGCAGCCCTATCACAGCATGGAGAGCATTATCAACCACCTGCAGTTCTGTATCACGCACAACATGACACCCAAG GCCTTCCTGGAGCGCTACCTTTCCCCAGGCCCCACGCTGCAGTACCAGCGGGAGAACGGTATGGGTCGCCAGTGGACCCTAGTGAGCGAGGAGCCGGTGACATCAGCCCTGAGTCAGGGTCTGGTCTTCTCCCTGCGACGTCTCGACTTCTCCCTGGTTGTCACGGTGAcgcccctccccttcctccacctGGGGGAGGAGTTTATCGACCCCAAGAGCCACAAGTTTGTCATGAGGCTGCAGTCGGAGACCTCtgtgtag